The sequence GGTATAGAAAACTATAACAACCGAAATTCCAAAAACCGATCCTTGTGTCTCCAAAGAATTTCGAATTTTTTCAAAATGTCTAAGCCGATCAATCCATCAATTGCATATTTTTCCGGAAGGTCAAAACTGGTCACCTCAATATCTGCAAAGGAAAAGCCCAATATACTCAACTTCTGTAGTTTAAGCGTATAGCCGTATTCTTTACCAATTATGGAACTTGTTGCCACTTTTTTACTTTCAGCGCCGGCTTGATATCCCAGTGCATCTGTTAAACTTGTTTTAATAATGGTTCGGTAGGCTCCCGGATCAAAAACCAGAAGAACATTTTGAGAACGCAAAGGCCCGGAGATTTTTCCGGGGAGTGAAATGACATCATCGCTGTCAGGATAGGTGTAGGACACTACTTTCATGTTTCTTCAATAGCTGTTCCGAATAAAAGAGGCACACGAACTTTACCGGTGAAACGAACGGCGAGGTCTTTTTTGGGGAAATGTCCTTTTAGATATTCATAAAAGGCATTTTGACTTGGATTGGTGTAAGCAACGTATCCCTTCGTAACATCGCCATGCTCGTCTTCTTCCCAATCGGTCATAGCAACCCATCGATCTTTATATTCCTGTTTAATTTTCTTCCAAGGTTTCATTTCCATAACTGAGGCCAAGATAACAAAGCTGGAGAACAGAATCAAGCCTCATCTCAATGTCATCTCAGTGCCACCCATAAACCTTTACTCCTTTTTTAAAACGCCTCTGCGAGATTTAAAAAAACTGCGCCTGATTCAAGTGCGGATTCTGCCGCGACGGAGGGCAACAGTGCGGTCAGCAAACCCGATGGAAGGGGAATTAGAAACATAGTATCAACTGGCGCGGACCCTTCTCCTGTATAAGTTGCAAGACAGCCAAATCCTGTCTGGCAAGAGGACCCATCGACCAAGAATGGTTCATCTGTTTCTGGATCCGTTTGGATATTGGCGCTTGCCTCTGCTTCTAATTCCGCGGGGCGGAATTCCCGCGCGGCTTTGCACATCGCCGCGTTCGTGGCGCCAAAGAGCGCGAGCTCCCGCGCCACGTATCCCATGGTCAGCAGGCGCCTGATGTTCGTGCTGGCCCATAACAGAGAGACGGTGAAGGGGAGCGCCACAAAAAAATTGATGCCAGCCCTTTGTGCGAGCAAAGTCAAATCGATTTGAACGGTCGACGCCCCGACAAAGAAGGCCGCCTCCTGCGACAGAAATGGAGCCGCCATCTTAGGGTTTAAGACCTTGAGTCTCTCCACCAGCGAACTGAACTGCCGCGAGATTTGTCTGGGGTTGCGCAAAAGACTCGCGGCCGAATCAGAAAATCGACTGTCCGCTTCCCTTGTAAATCTGTCCTTGAATTCACGGCACTGGGCGGGCGACAGGTCGATACCACAAGTGCGGCTGATGTTGGTGCAGACGGCCTGATCGAGGCCCCCCTTAAACCAGAAAAAAGCGGGAATATATCCGGCGAATCCCGTGGCCGTGATCATCCATCCGGCGGTTTCATATTGTTGTGTCTTCTCGGTTAAATAATCCATGTTTGAGTCATTTCATAAGAACAGCGATTGAAGCGCGGCTTCTTAATAGACAGCCTGCGCTCTTGCAACAAGTTATCGGATAAAACCCAAAAAGGTTGCGTCTTTTTTTTATTTTTTTGAGGTCTTTGAAACCGAAATCTGGATCGACAAGTATGTTGTCAAGGGGTCGAGTATTTACTTTTCACTTTTAACCGGAAGAAAAATCCGTTGACCCTTTTGGGGTAGCGGTTTTTCTATTTTGGATTTCAAAAGTGAAAAATCAAGTTGACCCCTTTACCCCTTTATTTTCCTGTCATTCTACGAAATGCATCTTGATAAACCTTCAGCACCTTCTCATCATAAAGAACAAAACGGATTTTTTGGAATACTGCGTGTTCTTTCAAAAAATCGGAAACTGTTCGAAGAGAAATCTCTGCCGCTTCGTCCAGCGGATAGCCATAAATACCCGCACTAATGGCGGGAAACGAAATGGTTTTGCAAAGATGTTCCTTGGCCAACTCCAAACTCTTGCGATAGGCAGAAGCCAAAAGTTCTGCCTCCCCTTTTTCACCGCCCCGCCAGCGAGGACCCACAGCGTGAATCACGTAACGAGCCTTGAGATTACCCGCCGTGGTGATGACCGCGGAACCGGTTGGACAACCTTTATATCGTCGGCGGAGTTCGTCCATGATGGCAGGACCGCCAGCGCGGTGAATCGCCCCGTCAACACCCCCGCCTCCCGCAAGCGCCGAATTGGCCGCATTAACAATGGCATCGACCTCTTCTTTGGTTATATCCCCTTGAACAAGCTCGATGATTTGTTTTGGATCCACTATCCCCTCCGTTTAAAAAATTGAATGGCGCGTTCGTGTTTCAAGGCGGCGGCACGCGTGGTGAAAGTGCCGAGATTCCGGCGTTTGCCCGTCTTTGGATTCTTTTTGCGGGAATAAAGCCGGTATTTTTTTGAAGCTAATTTGCGAATCATGTATTCATCTCAGCACAAAAGAGATTCCAAAATTCTAAGACCGGCCGCGCCCGCTCTTCGTTTCACTTCATTCCAGTCTGTGTAAGGTTCCTTCAGTGATTTGTATTGACTTAAATCGGTCTGTGTCAGGTCCCACGGTTTTGGTTGGGCCAACTGCAAGGCGAGCTGTTTCGATACAGACTCCTCATTCTCCTGCGGATAAAGGTCATCCAGCGACGCCAGTGCCTTCAAAGCTTTTTCGGCTCCTAGATGATCAAAGAGAGCAACAAAATCGATAAAATCGCGCGTCGTATTTCTTTTTACAATCAAGTAGGCTTTTATTCTGAGAGTTTCAGTAACAGTTGGAACACGAAGTCCCTTTACCATTGTTGTTTCCAGAGGTTTTTTTCGAATTAGTTGGCGAATACCGGTTCGCACTCCCTGAAAATTTCCCAAAATAAGAACTGGTGGTTCCATCCGGCTCGTTTTCCAACCGGCCTCCTTTTCCACTTGACCTAAAATTTCGGCAAAACGTTTTTTGAGATCAGGCAAAACGTGATCGGCATCTATTGAAATGCGATGGCCGGCATGAAGCGCCGCGGCGGTTCCTCCAACAAGAACAGATTCTGGAAAATGGGATTGGAAAAGAGTTTGTGCTGAAAGCAATTCTTCCCATGCAGGGAGCTTGTTTGTTTTTTTTTTCATGAGAAAGATCCTCGCAAATGGCCAAGGATTCCCTTCCACAATGAAGTTGCTCCGTAAATGTCCATAGCATTAAGGACTTTTTCAAGAGCAACAGCTTCAGCACCAAAAGGACGGTCGGCAATCTTGCGGCGAAGTTCTTTCCAGTCTTCTAAACCTCCATGAGAGAGGACTTCTTCCAAATAAACCGCATCTTCCCACAGTGACTCTTTAAGGCGCACACTTGGCATGGATGTTTCGCCTGTCTTCTGCAGGCCCCAACGCACTTCCGCCGCATGCCTCGAGATGGATTGACGCTTTGAAGATGAAAGGTTTTTGGCCCTCTTTTTTCCCCCCGCTTCTCCCCATTGTTTAAAGGCTTGTAGAGCTTTTTTTGAGGCTGGTTTCATACCTTACATATTATGCTTAGGGGGTAGGCATTGTCAAGCATCAAGGGTAACTCCTTGCTTTACCCGTCGGACAAAATTGTGATAGGAGGCTCTAATGCAAATGCCCATTGCGGATCTTCATTGCGACCTTTTGGACTACCTCGAAAGTAGTCCCAAAAAAACCGTTTTTGACGAAGAGTTACTCTGTTTCGTCCCAAAATTAAGAGCCGGTGGTGTTTTTTTTCAGGTGCTTGCCGCTTATACCGACACGAATGACGTATCTGCTCAAAGAGGCGTTCGGGAGGCAAATATTTTTCAGAATTTGGATGTGAAATATCCAAAAGATTTTTTGCGCATTCATAATAAAAACGATGTTGTGTGCGCCAAAGATCAGGGCAAAATCGGAATTATCTTTGCCATTGAAAATGCTTCGGGTTTTTCCACGGAAGAGGAACCGCTGGACCGCTGTTTCCAGCGTTTGGAAGAAATCATAAAAATTACCAGTCCAATTCTTTATATCAGCATGACCCATTTTCCGGAAAACCGTTTTTGCGGCGGGAATACAACGCAAAATGTGGGACTCAAAGAAGACGGCAAGGAATTGCTTCAATATCTTTCCGGAAGAAAAATCGCCATTGATCTCAGTCACACCTCCGATGCTTCTGCTCACGGCATTCTGGATTTTATCGCAAAGCGAAGCCTCGATTTTCCTGTGATTGCGAGTCATTCCAACTTTAGAGCTGTTGAGAAACACGACAGAAATCTTCCGGATGATCTGGCAAAGGAAATCATCCGAAGGAAAGGATTGATTGGTTTAAATTTTATTTATGATTTTATCGGACACAAAAGCAGTGATTGTTTTCTGCGTCAAATTGAACATGCACTGAAATTGGGGGCTGAAGAAACGCTCTGCTTCGGTGCCGATTTTTTTGACACAAAAGCAGTGTCCCTCCAGTTTAATATGCCAGCCGATCACCGGTTTTTTCACGAGGGATTTGATTCCTCCGCCTGTTATCCAAAATTGATTGATTTGATGAAACAAAAACCAGACTTGAAACAAAATATAATCCAGAATATTACCCATCGAAATGTTGTGAGATTTTTGCAGAGTGTTCTTTAGTTTTTTGACACCAAACCAAAAAGTTCAGCATGTTGTCCCAGAAGGTTATTGGTTTGGCGCCTATTCCAATTCCGGCAGTCGTTACTCTTTTGTGGGTTGTACCGTCGCTCCGGGTTTTGATTTCGCCGACTTTGAAATGGGAAAACGACCAGAACTTCTCAAACAATTTCCCAAAGCCAAAGAAGTCATCGAATTTTTGACGGATTAAGAAACTTTTCCATTTCAAAAACTTGGGTGGTTTTATTTTTTTCTCCCCACAAATAGGTTTTTCCGTTTCTTTTGAATCCCATTTTTGTCCAGAAACCTTCCACGTTGTTGGCGACGCTAACACCCAGCACAAAAATTTCCACCTCATAATTTTTTTTGACCCATGTCTCCAGATTTTCATACACAGCTTTGCCAATTCCTTTTTTCTGAAACTTTTCTCCGATCAGTAAAAGACCAATATAGGCTTTGCCAACATTCGGATGATCCTTGTGGAGATCAACAACCCCAATGGGTTGGTCGTCCAACATCACAAGGAGAAAAATTTTTTTATAAGATGGAGCATGTTTCGATGGCTGATCTTTCATTTCCTTAAGAGCCGTCTCAAGAGATACGGTCTCCAACCCAGCAACATTCAAAAAATATTGTGGAGCCTGCCGGATCACGCCATACACTTCGTGAACTTCCTGAATATTGTCCGCACTAACTTCTTTGAAAGAAATTTTCATTTCACCAGCCGATTGGAAATTTGAGATTGCCGTAGACATCTGCATTTTTGTCATTGGCTTTGATTACAAGTGTTGCGGGATGTCGGTTTAGGAGCCTTTGCAAAGAGGATGAACCATCTCTCAATGTAATACTGCAGTAGGAACGGAGCAGGATTTCCGCTCCCGCACAGGATTCGGATTGAACACGCAATCTAGCCCTTCCTTCATTCACCACGCTAAAACCGGATATTTTTGCCTTTGTGGAGCCATCATTATATATGCGCACGCCTGCTTTGCTAAAAAAGATATAAGAGGAAACGCCCGTATCCATTTCGGGCCGTAATACAGTCTGGGGTTTGTTGTCCACAAAAAGGATATGTATATTATTTCCAGTTCGCTCAGTCAGGAGAAGATCATTAATACCGTTACCGTCAATGTCTCCCGCGTTTTGATTGTATGGACTACTATCGCCCGCCAGTGAAGCTCTTCCCTCAAATGACAAATCTATTATTTGGTCCGCGTTGTAGAGGAGATCACTCTTGTGCCATTTGTCCGCTTTATCGGAGCCCACCAATAAATATAAATGTTTCTCTGTTAACAGGAAAAAGTCGGCAAGGCCGTCGCCATTCATATCGCCAAGCGAAGAAATTCCGGTGGATGCTTCGGTTGGTCTATTTTCTTCCGTTTGCCATTGGGCATCTGCATCATTCAGAATATCAAATGAAAGCGGAAATCTTTTTCTCCCAAGAAAGACCTGAACAGCCGGCCTGTCAAACAAAGCCCCAATCGGCGCAACAAAAGGCGGGGTGCAATTGAAGGCAATATCACCAAGGCCATCGCCGTTTATATCATTAACAAAATGCCCATAACAATTTTCGGATGGATGGTAATTAACGTGCAATGGCGTTGCATGAAACGCTGTCATTTGCACATTTGACGCAAAATTTGTCCCGCCAAATATCAGATAACTTGTGGAGGTATCGCTTGTTGTTGGTTGCCGGTTTACAAGAATGTCATGACATCTGTCGCCATTCACATCATGGCCGGATTGTATAGACGCTTGATTGTAAGTATCGTACTCAAAAGGAAGGTCCATTATTATATCGGCAGAAGAGGACGATATATGGGGTTGAGACCATCTCTGAAAATTTTTTCCCAGAAAAATATAGAGTTTCCGCGTACTGTGCATGATGATGAGATCTGTTTTCCCGTCTCCGTCAATATCACCGGATGTGGGGGAAAACAAAACAGACGACGTTGGAGAGTCAGGAAATCCTTCGATAGATGTATATCCGGCATTTCCTCCCCACCTTATTAAAACTCTGTCATATTTATCCGTGATTGCGATATCATCACGGCCATCCGTGTTAATATCCCCCACGTTGGAGGCAATGCCTGAATCATTCGAGGGAAGTAACAGTTCGGTAAATGGAAGCGCCATCATATTATCACGTAAATTTGGAAAACCTGCGATGACACCATTTTTGTCTTCGTATGTTAGCGACCTCCAGTTGAGGAGAAGGTTATCCACAGGACTTCCATTCCTATCTCTAACAAATTCCATTTCCCCTATCCCCATTGTGGGATGCACCAGATTTATCGGCAGGGGAAGAACTGCATGAGAGAATTTAAATCCGGAAGCAAAAGATATTATATCTTCGGCACACTTGGTACCCGATGCATCATAAGCCCTAAGTCTGACAATAAAACGGCCGATGCGGCCGGACAGGTCTACGTTGGTGAATACATTTTTTTCAACGGCAATGGTTCCATCCTGAATAAGTTTATTATTCCCATCAAAATTTAATTCGAGTGTGTATCTCTTAAATGAAGAACCGCCGACACTGCCCAGAATTTTCGGTCTGGATTTATAATCCAGAGTGTCACCATTTATGGGAGAATCAATTCTGGCGATGCATCTATTGCCGCTGTTTAATGCACCATACGCATCAATCCGGCCCCAGCCCGTTTCTAAATCCCAACCGGGTTTTTCTATATCTACCGCAGTCATCCTAAGCCTTTGCCTTATTTCTTCCACAGAAAGGTCCGGTTCTTTTGATAAGAGAAGGCCTGCAAGCCCTGTCACATAAGGAGCAGAAAAACTTGTGCCTCGGGCCCTCAAATAAAAATCGCCGACGATATTTGGTGAATTTGTATCACAATAATAGGCGGCCTTGGGGGACAAAATATCCGTTTGTTCTCCGCCGGGAGCAACAACATCCAAACCAAAACCATAGTTGGAATAACTTGCACGCGTATCCAAATGTGTTGAGGCTCCAACGGTTATAACATCTTTGAAACCCGCCGGTATCCTGTTTACAATAGTATGTTCCGACTCATTTCCCGACGATGCCACAAGCACAACTCCTTGTGCGGCCGCGTATCGCATGACGCTCTTAACAAGGTTGCCGGTCATGTTACCAAAACTCATGTTGATCACATCCGCACCATTATCTGCGGCGTATTCAATTCCCTTTGTAACTTGAAATGATTTGAGATCGCCTCTTGCCCCGGCCGTTCTGATAGGCATTAACTTTGCGTCCTACATCATTCCCACGATTCCCTTAGCGTTATTGCCCTTGGCAGCTATAATGCCGGCGATAAGCGTTCCGTGTCCACTGCCATTGTCATACGGGACAGTACCGCCATCGTATGGAAGTGGGCTGTTCGGATTCATTTGCTCAAGATTAACACCAAAATAGTCATCAACATATCCGTTGCGATCATCATCACGATGATTGCGCGGTGCGGGTTCCTCACTGGTATTCGTCCAGACATTGGGACCGAGTTCCTCCCACAGCAAAAGATTGCCCGTCCAATCAAAACCACCATCTATGACTGCAATCGTAATCTTTCCCGATTTTCCGTGTTCGATCTGCCATGCCTCCGGGGCATTTATAATATGAAGTCCCCACAGATCATCCAACCCCTGTCCCCACGAATTTTGTGACGAAAAATACGGATCGTTTGGAAGAAGGACTGGCAATGTATCCAGCGTACCAATGTAGTCTGGTTCGGCGAATTCTATATTTTCACTCGCCATGAATTCCCTTGCCAAAGATTCAACCGGAGTTTTTTTATCGCGGAACACAAGAATAAAATACCTCTGCAGATCGGGTACGGACGTATCGTAAATCCTTTTTGAGCGCTCCGGAAATTTATTTTTTATCTCGTTTACATGGTTCTGCAGGGCGTCTCTGGTTTTGAATTCGGGGAAAATCCTGCCTGAATATTCGAGGGGATGCGCTTGAAGTATTCTCTTCAAAATGGGATCTTTGGCGAAATTTGAAAGAATTTCTTCGCCCTGATCGTGCTTAAATTTCAGGATCAGTTCCCCCGCGACAAATTTTGGATTATCCAGCGCATCAGAATTAGGTTGTGGCTCATTTGCAAGAGGCACTTGAATATCTAAGGGAGCTTGTATTTTTTCTTGCGCACGGGAAACAATGCAGTAACAAACCAAAAAGACCAACAACAACAGAGTGTAACGTTTTACATTCACGGTGCTTCATTTTGCCATGAGCACAATAAAAAGTCATCGTTTAAAAAACAAGCTGGTAGCGCGTACCAAGCAGAAGAGGCCATAGGCCTTGCCATTCAGCACCGCAAGGAGAAATTTCTTTGTAAGATGAACTATGTTTTGACGGCTGGTCTTTCATTTCCTAGAGGGACATCTCAACAGACACGGTCTCCAACCCCGCAACATTCAGAAAATATTTTACTCGAAGTTGTTTGATTTCATCCATTAAGTTTTTTAATTTTCTTGGTCTAATATTGCACAATGCGGCACCGCTGATTTCGAATTTATTCACCCTTTTACCCATGATGTAATTTACAGTCACTCCTTTACTCCCCACACAAGGTATTCCAACGTAATTTACATCACGCTGATTTAACAGATAGGCTTTATTGATGGCGGTTTTTAATGTGCTCAGTTCGTCTTCGGTAATATTTTTTATTAGCGTTTCCATCTGGTCAGACTTTTTAAGCGTCATTTCCCCGCTGGAATCTATTGTTATTGTAGTGCTTATTGGGTTCCGCACGACTGCTCCGTGATACTCCATTTTCAGCGTCCACGTTTTCGCACTACTAATTTTTGGCCTCTCGTTTAGTTCGCCTGCTTGGAGAAAAAATCCCAACCCCGTTATTAATAATACAAACAACACTTTGAAAGATATTTTCATTTCCTTAATAATTTCAATAAGATGAAGCCATATTGAGCCAAAAAAGTCAACGATTTTGGCTCAATATGACTCAATTGAGCCTAGGCCACCTTCTTTACCAATAACTTGACTAATGCTTGACTAAGCCACGAGGTACCGCATACCTCGCCAATCCATGCTGAACAAGTTGACACAAGCCTATCGCAATCGCATTCGGGAGGGGAAACCGGTTCTTTCTCTTGTTTCCGGAAATCCAAATGACAACGGATTTATCTTTCCTTCGGAGATTCTTCAAAAGGAATACGCACGTTATTTCAACAAACAGGATTATCATCCTGACCCAAAAGGACTTTTAAAGGCGCGGAAAAGCGTGTGCCAATATTATTCCGGGCAGGGAGCTTTTTTCCAACCGGAGGAGATTCTCTTCACCGCAGGCACCAGCGAATCTTTTTTCTATCTTTTTTCTTATCTGTGCGAAGCGGGCGATAATATTCTTGCCCCCAATCCCGCCTATCCGCTTTTTGATGACATTGCACGTTTGGCAAAAATTGAGCTTCGACATTATCCACTCGATGAAAAAAAGGGATGGGAGATTGACTTCGACGCTTTGGAACAGCGTATTGATTCCAAGACAAAGGCGATTGTTCTCATCTCGCCCAACAATCCAACAGGTGCCGTTGCTTCGGCTAAGGCCATTCAAAATCTGGCGCGCATTGCCCATCGTTATAATCTGGCGGTGATTAGTGACGAGGTCTTCAGCGAATTTTATTTTGGTAAAGAAATTTTTCCCCGCGCACGGACGGTTGCCGATTTTCCTCTTTTGTTTACACTCAACGGGCTTTCAAAAATGTTTGCACTTCCTGCCTTGAAACTGGGTTGGATCGCTGTTTCAGGCGAAAAGAATCGTGTGGGACCAGCGGTAGACGCGCTGGAAACCCTGGCCGATACGTTTTTGTCGGTGCACACACCGATTCAAAAAGCTCTGCCGTCTATTCTTGAACAAGGAAAAAATTTCAAGACGCACACTATTCAGGAAGTAACCTCTCGTCGGAATCTTTGCCTCTCCCTTCTTAAAGATGTGGACTCGATCCATTTTCATCCACCTCAAGGGGGGTTTTATTTGACGGCAAAAATCGAGAAAAAAGAAGACGAAGAAGATTTTGTGATCCGCCTTCTTGAGCAAACGGAAGTTTTAGTTCACCCCGGATATTTTTATGATTATGAAGAGGGTATTCACATCGTCTTTTCTTATTTGGCAGAGCCCGCCCTTCTTACCAAAGCCCTTCCGCGTCTGATTCAATTTTGCGGCAGTTAAAGGAGGTGGTGGAAAATGCTGAAATTTTCAAATTGTCATTCTGAGCCCTTCGCTTTGTCATTCTGAGCCCTTCGCTTTGTCATTCTGAGCCCTTCGCTTTGTCATTCTGAGCGAAGCGAAGAATCTGTTCGGGCTCAGGATAAACTCCGCGAAGAATCTGTTCGGGCTCAGGATAAATTCCGCGAAGAATCCAATATTATCAAGTAGATCCTTCACGGAGTTTAC is a genomic window of Deltaproteobacteria bacterium containing:
- a CDS encoding retropepsin-like domain-containing protein produces the protein MKVVSYTYPDSDDVISLPGKISGPLRSQNVLLVFDPGAYRTIIKTSLTDALGYQAGAESKKVATSSIIGKEYGYTLKLQKLSILGFSFADIEVTSFDLPEKYAIDGLIGLDILKKFEILWRHKDRFLEFRLL
- a CDS encoding O-acetyl-ADP-ribose deacetylase; this encodes MDPKQIIELVQGDITKEEVDAIVNAANSALAGGGGVDGAIHRAGGPAIMDELRRRYKGCPTGSAVITTAGNLKARYVIHAVGPRWRGGEKGEAELLASAYRKSLELAKEHLCKTISFPAISAGIYGYPLDEAAEISLRTVSDFLKEHAVFQKIRFVLYDEKVLKVYQDAFRRMTGK
- a CDS encoding membrane dipeptidase, whose product is MQMPIADLHCDLLDYLESSPKKTVFDEELLCFVPKLRAGGVFFQVLAAYTDTNDVSAQRGVREANIFQNLDVKYPKDFLRIHNKNDVVCAKDQGKIGIIFAIENASGFSTEEEPLDRCFQRLEEIIKITSPILYISMTHFPENRFCGGNTTQNVGLKEDGKELLQYLSGRKIAIDLSHTSDASAHGILDFIAKRSLDFPVIASHSNFRAVEKHDRNLPDDLAKEIIRRKGLIGLNFIYDFIGHKSSDCFLRQIEHALKLGAEETLCFGADFFDTKAVSLQFNMPADHRFFHEGFDSSACYPKLIDLMKQKPDLKQNIIQNITHRNVVRFLQSVL
- a CDS encoding cupin domain-containing protein produces the protein MFFSFLTPNQKVQHVVPEGYWFGAYSNSGSRYSFVGCTVAPGFDFADFEMGKRPELLKQFPKAKEVIEFLTD
- a CDS encoding GNAT family N-acetyltransferase → MKISFKEVSADNIQEVHEVYGVIRQAPQYFLNVAGLETVSLETALKEMKDQPSKHAPSYKKIFLLVMLDDQPIGVVDLHKDHPNVGKAYIGLLLIGEKFQKKGIGKAVYENLETWVKKNYEVEIFVLGVSVANNVEGFWTKMGFKRNGKTYLWGEKNKTTQVFEMEKFLNPSKIR
- a CDS encoding S8 family serine peptidase; translation: MPIRTAGARGDLKSFQVTKGIEYAADNGADVINMSFGNMTGNLVKSVMRYAAAQGVVLVASSGNESEHTIVNRIPAGFKDVITVGASTHLDTRASYSNYGFGLDVVAPGGEQTDILSPKAAYYCDTNSPNIVGDFYLRARGTSFSAPYVTGLAGLLLSKEPDLSVEEIRQRLRMTAVDIEKPGWDLETGWGRIDAYGALNSGNRCIARIDSPINGDTLDYKSRPKILGSVGGSSFKRYTLELNFDGNNKLIQDGTIAVEKNVFTNVDLSGRIGRFIVRLRAYDASGTKCAEDIISFASGFKFSHAVLPLPINLVHPTMGIGEMEFVRDRNGSPVDNLLLNWRSLTYEDKNGVIAGFPNLRDNMMALPFTELLLPSNDSGIASNVGDINTDGRDDIAITDKYDRVLIRWGGNAGYTSIEGFPDSPTSSVLFSPTSGDIDGDGKTDLIIMHSTRKLYIFLGKNFQRWSQPHISSSSADIIMDLPFEYDTYNQASIQSGHDVNGDRCHDILVNRQPTTSDTSTSYLIFGGTNFASNVQMTAFHATPLHVNYHPSENCYGHFVNDINGDGLGDIAFNCTPPFVAPIGALFDRPAVQVFLGRKRFPLSFDILNDADAQWQTEENRPTEASTGISSLGDMNGDGLADFFLLTEKHLYLLVGSDKADKWHKSDLLYNADQIIDLSFEGRASLAGDSSPYNQNAGDIDGNGINDLLLTERTGNNIHILFVDNKPQTVLRPEMDTGVSSYIFFSKAGVRIYNDGSTKAKISGFSVVNEGRARLRVQSESCAGAEILLRSYCSITLRDGSSSLQRLLNRHPATLVIKANDKNADVYGNLKFPIGW
- a CDS encoding S8 family serine peptidase, which produces MNVKRYTLLLLVFLVCYCIVSRAQEKIQAPLDIQVPLANEPQPNSDALDNPKFVAGELILKFKHDQGEEILSNFAKDPILKRILQAHPLEYSGRIFPEFKTRDALQNHVNEIKNKFPERSKRIYDTSVPDLQRYFILVFRDKKTPVESLAREFMASENIEFAEPDYIGTLDTLPVLLPNDPYFSSQNSWGQGLDDLWGLHIINAPEAWQIEHGKSGKITIAVIDGGFDWTGNLLLWEELGPNVWTNTSEEPAPRNHRDDDRNGYVDDYFGVNLEQMNPNSPLPYDGGTVPYDNGSGHGTLIAGIIAAKGNNAKGIVGMM
- a CDS encoding pyridoxal phosphate-dependent aminotransferase — encoded protein: MLNKLTQAYRNRIREGKPVLSLVSGNPNDNGFIFPSEILQKEYARYFNKQDYHPDPKGLLKARKSVCQYYSGQGAFFQPEEILFTAGTSESFFYLFSYLCEAGDNILAPNPAYPLFDDIARLAKIELRHYPLDEKKGWEIDFDALEQRIDSKTKAIVLISPNNPTGAVASAKAIQNLARIAHRYNLAVISDEVFSEFYFGKEIFPRARTVADFPLLFTLNGLSKMFALPALKLGWIAVSGEKNRVGPAVDALETLADTFLSVHTPIQKALPSILEQGKNFKTHTIQEVTSRRNLCLSLLKDVDSIHFHPPQGGFYLTAKIEKKEDEEDFVIRLLEQTEVLVHPGYFYDYEEGIHIVFSYLAEPALLTKALPRLIQFCGS